One Ranitomeya variabilis isolate aRanVar5 chromosome 4, aRanVar5.hap1, whole genome shotgun sequence genomic window, cgtactgttccgtccatgggaagtaagtcccaggtcacatggacggaatagtatgtcagatgtcagagaggggttaagggtaatatcagaccatcctcatttcCCAttgctgcggggttcttttttgtcaagaaaaaagatggggggGGCTACGTCCTTGCTTGGATTTCCGGGAACTCAATGTGATCACTGTCCGTGATCCTTTTCCGCTTCCCTTGATCcctgacctctttaatcagatAGTTGTGACAAAATGATTTCAGTAGTAGCCAAACCActcacagatatgaccaagaaggggacAGATTTCTCTATGTGGTGAAGTCCCACCAGGGAGGCATTTGACATATTGAAAAGGTGTTTCGCTTCTGCGCCGATTCTCATTCAGCCTGACGTTTCTCGCCCTTTCATTGTAGAGGTTGATGCATCTAAGGTGGGAGTGAGGGCTGTATTGTTGCAGGGTGTGTCTCCTGTAAATGGCAACCGTGTGCATACTTTTCAAAGAAAAGTCGCCAGCTGcgagaaattatgatattggtaatagggaactcttagcaattaaatgggcatttgaggagtggcgtcattttttAGAGGGAGCAGTTCATCCAGTGATGGttatcacagatcataaaaatctggTTTACTTGGAGTAGGCAAAACATCTTACTCcacgacaggcaagatgggcattattctttaccaggtttaacttttctGTTACTTTTAGGCCGGGGAGCAAAAACGTAaattaaggcggatgccttatcttgCTGCTTCCCTGGGGGAGGAGATAAGTGCAAACCGGTACCCATTGTAAAGCCACACACACAGTGTGTTTTTCAATGGTTTGCCGCATGTGAAACGTAGGACAGCCAGGGAATACAGGGACACCGCAGTGCTCGAGGAAAGCGGAGCAGGACCTGGCAGATCACATGATGGCTGGGAAGGTGCCAGGGGGTGGAGCCAAGTTCCGAGAATGGACAAGAACCGACAGCTGGGTGAACGCTGGGAACATAGTCAGGCAAGCCGAGGTCAGAAGCCGGGAAGACGAGCAGTAGCCAGGGATGAGATAGAACGATGCTGGGGGACAAGCCAAGGTCGGTAGCCAGACGGGAGTGCAGGTCAACAGAACAAGACAGAGAGTGGTCAAAGACAGAGCCAGGGGTCAGAACCAGAGAGTACAGAGTGGTTCCGAATCAAGAGGCAGAAACAGAGTCTAAGCCGGGTCATACACTGGATACACAAgcacacagaggcacaacgatatCAGAATGATAACCTGGGTCAATAACTCAAGCCGGTAagcaaaagtatcactgacacAGAACCAGACCAGCAGCAGACCTAAATATCCCTCCCTGAACCAAAGAGGCTAAACAAGGTTAACCCCTACATGACCTGGACAGGAGAAAAACCCCATCCTgtgtcatgacagtacccccctctcaacgggGGGCCACCCGTCCCCCAGGTATCCCAGGATACCTGGCATGAAATGACCAGACCAACCGATCATCATGGACAGAATGAGCTGTGACCCAGGAgcaatcctcaggaccataaccctcccAATGTACCAAATACTGCAAGGTACGGCGAACCCAAATGGAATCCACAATGCGCCCCACCTCGTACTCCATGTGACCATCCACCAAGACCTGTTCAGCAGAAGTCGAGGGCTCTTCCTCCATTGCCCCCAACGGTTTCAGAAGAGCCCTATGGAAAACATTGGGGATCTTGAAGGAAGGTGGAAGATGCAACCTAAAAGCCACATGATTAATGACCTCAGTGATTTCATACAAGGCAATAAACTTAGGCCCCAATTTGGCTGTCGGAGCCTTAAGCTTAATGTTCCgagtagacaaccacaccttctccccaaCCCGGAACACTGGTTCCGCAACCTGTCTCTTATCTGCAAAGAACTTATACTTCCTCTGGGCTTTCTCGATATTCCTTTGGATCACCTGCCACAATTCTTTCAAAAGCCATACCGCCCCATCGACCCCAGGACACCCGGAGTCCAAACGTGAGAACTCCCCGAAATGCAGACTAAAACCATAGTTTGCCAGGAAAGGGGACATACCAGTGGACTGACTCACACGgttgttaaaagcaaactcagccaacggcaatgcATCACACCAATCATTCTGTCTAGAAGAGGACAAACATCGCAGAATTTGCTCCAAGGAttgattggttcgctctgtctgaccattggtctccggATGGTATGCGGAAGAGAAGGCTAAGGTAATACCCAACCTTTTACAGAACGCCCACCAGAACTTTTAAACAAACTGCACACCacggtcagacaccacattcaacaGCACTCCATGTAAACGGACCACATGCTGCACAAACAACCTGGACAAAGTTTCCGCAGAGGGCAAGGCAGAAAAAGGTACAAAATGAGCTTGCTTAGAAAACCTGaccaccaccacccacaccacaGTATTGCCCCTGGATAGagggagattggtgataaaatcaaTGGACAGGTGGGTCCATGGTCCAtcaggaattggcaaaggcaccaaatccCCGGCCGGCCAGTTATGAGAGCTCTTAGCACGTGCGCAAACCCCACAGGCAGACACAAATTTTCCAACATCAGTAGCAAGCGAGGGCCACCAAAAACCCCTCACAATGGCCCCCAGGTTGTCCACTCAAAGCTGACTCATGGAACTCACGGAGAAGCCTGAGACACAATTGCATTGGAACAAACAATTTACCATCAGGCTTAGAGCTGGGTGCTTGAGACTGAGCCTCTAGAATCTCCCTTTCCAACTCAGACAAAATGTCAGCCACCACCACCcctggttgaagaatggaggatggaggctcAGGAGGAGACACCGGATCCAAACTCcgagacagagcatcagccttaatattcttagatcccGGTCAAAACATAATCGAGAACTGGAACCGAGAAAAAAGAAAGCGACCACCTGGCCTGCCTAGGAGTCAACCTTTTGGCTGATTCAATGTAAGCCAGGTTCttatggtcggtcaccacagtaatAGGATGAATAGcatcctccaaaaaatgcctctattcctcaaaagccaacttaacaGCAAGaagctcccgattgcccacatcatagttTTTCTCAGCTGGAAAgaacttcttggaaaagaaggcacatggtctcaaATCAGTCAAAGTGGTGGACCcttgtgacaacactgcccccacccccacctctgaaGCATCTGCTTCAACAATAAAAGGTTTGGATGAAATCCGGTTGGACCAGAAACAGAGCAGACATGAAACTCTTTTTTTATGACAGAAATTACGCTACAGCTGCATTAGACCAATTTATAACATCCGCCCCTTTAcgtgtcagatcagtgaggggtttgaccacctgtgAAAACCCTTTGATAAACCTTCGATAGTAATTAgtgaatcccaagaagcgctgcaAACCCTTCAAATCTCGGGGCAGAACCCAATCAATGATGGCCTGAACCTTCTTGGGATCAATGCGAAACCCCTCTTCTGAAACAATGAACCCCAAAAATGGCAGTTCCTGAACAAAAAACAAGCATTTTTCCAATTTAGGGAAGAGTTGATTTTCCCTGAGCCTCTGGAGAACCAAACACAGATGATCAAGATGAGTTTGTTTATCAGATGAATAAATGAGGATATCATCAACATATATTTCCACAAAATGTTCAATAAAGTCAGAGAACACAAAATTGATAAAATTCTGAAAGACTGTTGGGGCATTGGTTAAATCAAAGGGCATAACAAGATTTTCGAACAAACCCTCAGATGTGAGAAGCgccatcttccactcgtccccctctcgTACCTATATCAAATTATAggcccagtttagaaaaccatttgggcACAGACAGTTGGTTACacaaatcaggaatcagaggaagcgGGTATGTGTTTCGAACAGTGATCTTATTAAGTGGAGGCAACCCTGGAGAAAAACCCTGTCGTGTGTTATGACATCTACTCTACAAAAAGGGGTAGTGATGGTGTCTCCAATTTTGAAAGAGAGGTTGCTGACactcagggggacgcccctgctacCTGTCCTCTTGGTAAATTGTTTGTTCCAGTCAATCTCGTCTTAGAGTCCTCCGTGAACATTATGATATGgtgttggctggacatcctggGTATAAGGCCACTGCGGATTTACTTACTCAGCacttttggtggccaggtgctcatAACATAAGGATGTTCGGGAGTATGTGGCAGCTCTGCAATATCTGTGCGCATTCTAAGACATCGCATACTCGTATGTCAGGGGCTCATTTGTGGTCGATTTTCTGCGTCTGCAGGGAACACTCTAATCCTGGTGGTGGTGAacaggttcagtaaaatgtctcattttattgcgtTACCAGCTTTGCCTAATTCAAAATCTCTGGCGCAAATTTTCATCAAGGAAATAATCagactgcatgggattcctacCGATATTGTCTCGGATCGGGGGGAgcagtttatctccaaattctggagggcattatgcacccgtctggggatctatttgtcttttccttctgcttttcaccctcagtctaatgggcagactgaacgggttaatcagaatttggagacatactttatatcagatgttttgtgtctgagaaacaGGAGGACTGGATTACCTACTTACTGTTGTCTGAATTCGCGGTAAATATTAGTTGTCAGGAATCAACCGGTAAGACCCGGTTTTCACGGCATATGGGTTCCATCCGCAGTTTAGTTCGTTCAATGGTAATCGTCCTTCTGGATTACCGGAGGAAGAACGGTTTTCATCCTCCATTTCTACGATATTGCAGGGGGTGACTAATAATTTGTGAAAGATGGGTTCCaagtataagagtgtggctgatcggagacgtttggtgggtccggacctgtgtgttggtgacttggtatggctgtcctcaaagaacattaagctgaaggttccaaCTTGGAAACTGGATTCCAGGTTTTTTGATCCTTATAAGAACTTAGCCGTCATAAATTCGGTGGCATTCCGCCTTGATCTGCCACCTACTTTTagaatccataatgtttttcaccgTTCACTTCTCAAGAAGTACGTGGACTCTGCAGTACAATCGACTCTACCACCTTCTCCTGTCATTATCGATGTtaatctggagttccagatagTAAAGGTCTTAGACTCTCGTCTTGTTCAATAtatggtacattggaaggggtacggtccTAAGGAGAGGATGTGGATACCAGCTTCCGTCGTCCATGCGGCCAGACTGGTTTGGGTCTTTCATGTTTCATTTTGCACACCCGGATAAACCGGACCCTGAAGTTCCGGAGGTCCCTCTTagcctagtttcacatttgcgtttaaaaaagcagcgtttaaaatgcaaacgcaggtggtgaaaaaaacgcatgtaaacgcgtgcaaatgctgcgttttttagacacatgcgttttcgcatgcggtaaaaaaaccgcggcgttttgccacatttacatgcgttttttcctgcgtttgcgtttttgaaacgcatgctgagaagtgtgtgacagctgccaatcatcaaaatcaacaagaaaacccactgtaaatagaaatagctagggttggggttagggtaagggatttttttttagggaccacatctcatttgaagtcattttgacgggtctatatgatagaaaatacccaagtgtgacaccattctaaaaactgcacccctcaaggtactcaaaaccactttcaagaagtttattaacccttcaggtgtttcacaggaatttttggaatgtttaaataaaaatgaacatttaactttttttcacacaaaatttatttcagctccaatttgttttattttaccaagggtaacaggagaaaatagaccccaaaagtttttgtacaatttgtcctgagtacgctgataccccatatgtgggggtaaaccacagtttgggcgcatggcagagcttggaagcaaaggagcgccatttgacttttcaatgcaaaattgactggaattgagatgggacgccatgttgcatttagagagcccttgatgtgcctaaacattgaaacccctaacaagtgacaccattttggaaagtagaccccctaaggaacttatctagatgtgtggtgagcactttgacccaacaagtgctttacagaagtttataatgcagagccgtaaaaataaaaaatcatattttttcacaaaaatgatcttttcacccccaattttttattttcccaagggtaagagaagaaattggaccccaaaaattgttgtgcaatttgtcctgagtacactgataccccatatgtgggtgtaaaacattgtttgggcgcagggcagagctcagaagggaaggagcgccatttgacttttcaatgcaaaattgactggaattgagatgggacgccatgttgcgtttggagagcccctaatgtgcctaaacattgaaacctcccacgagtgacaccattttggaaagtagaccccttaaggaacttatctagatgtgtgttgagcactttgacccaacaagtgcttcacagaagtttataatgcagagccgtaaaaataaaaaatcatattttttcacaaaaatgatcttttcacccccatttttttatttccccaagggtaagagaagaaattagaccacaaaagttgttgtgcaatttgtcctgagtacgacgataccccatatgtgggtgtaaaccattgtttgggcgcatagcagagctcagaagggaagaagcgctattttacttttcaatgcaaaattgactggaattaagatgggatgccatgttgcgtttggagagcccctgatgtgcctaaacattaaacccccccacaagtgacaccattttggaaagtagaccccctaaggaacttatctagatgtgttttgagagctttgaacccccaagtgtttcactacagtttataacgcagagccgtgaaaataaaaattatttttttttttcacaaaaatgattttttagcccccagttttgtattttcacaagggtatcaggataaattggaccccaaaagttgttgtccaatttgtctggagtacgctgataccccatttgtggggggggaccactgtttgggcgcatgacagagctcggaagggaaggagcgccatttggaatgcagacttaaatggattggtctgcaggcgtcacgttgcatttgcagagcccctgatgtacccaaacagtacaaaccccccacaagtgaccccatattggaaactagaccccccaaggaacttatctagatgtgttgtgagaactttgaacccccaagtgtttcactacagtttataacgcagagccgtgaaaataataattattttttttttcacaaaaatgaaatttagcccccagttttgtattttcacaagggtatcaggataaattggaccctaaaagttgttgtccaatttgtcctgagtacgctgataccccctatgtgggggggaaccactgtttgggcgcatgacagagctcggaagggaaggagcgccatttggaatgcagacttaaatggattggtctgcaggcgtcacgttgcatttgcagagcccctgatgtacccaaacagtacaaaccccccacaagtgaccccatattggaaactagaccccccaaggaacttatctagatgtgttgtgagaactttgaacccccaagtgtttcactacagtttataacgcagagccgtgaaaatatatatattttttttttttcacaaaaatgaaatttagcccccagttttgtattttcacaagggtatcaggataaattggaccctaaaagttgttgtccaacttgtcctgagtacgctgataccccctatgtgggggggaaccactgtttgggcgcatgacagagctcggaagggaaggagcgccatttggaatgcagacttaaatggattggtctgcaggcgtcacgttgcatttgcagagcccctgatgtacccaaacagttcaaaccccccacaagtgaccccatattggaaactagaccccccaaggaacttatctagatgtgttgtgagaactttgaacccccaagtgtttcactacagtttataacgcagagccgtgaaaatatatatatattttttttaacaaaaatgaaatttagcccccagttttgtattttcacaagggtatcaggataaattggaccctaaaagttgttgtccaacttgtcctgagtacgctgataccccctatgtgggggggaaccactgtttgggcgcatgacagagctcggaagggaaggagcgccatttggaatgcagacttaaatggattggtctgcaggcgtcacgttgcatttgcagagcccctgatgtacccaaacagttcaaaccccccacaagtgaccccatattggaaactagaccccccaaggaacttatctagatgtgttgtgagaactttgaacccccaagtgtttcactacagtttataacgcagagccgtgaaaatatatatattttttttttaacaaaaatgaaatttagcccccagttttgtattttcacaagggtatcaggataaattggaccctaaaagttgttgtccaatttgtcctgagtacgctgataccccctatgtgggggggaaccactgtttgggcgcatgacagagctcggaagggaaggagcgccatttggaatgcagacttaaatggattggtctgcaggcgtcacgttgcatttgcagagcccctgatgtacccaaacagtacaaaccccccacaagtgaccccatattggaaactagacctcccaaggaacttatctagatgtgttgtgagaactttgaacccccaagtgtttcactacagtttacaacgcagagccgtgaaaataaaacatattttttttcccacaaaaatgatttttagccccccaaatttttattttcccaaggataacaagagaacttggaccccagaagttgttgttcaatttgtccctagtacgctgataccccatatgttggggtaaacccctttttggacgcacgggagagctcggaagggaaggagcactgttttactttttcaacgcagaattggctggaattgagattggacgccatgtcgcgtttggagagcccctgatgtgcctgaacagtggaaactccccaattctacctgaaaccctacccctaacctcacccctaaccgtttactgaacattttctgacagtcataagtgccacgtatataagtgccacgtatataagtgccacgtatttaagagccacgtatttaagtgccacgtatttaagtgccacgtatttcagtgccacgtatttcagtgccacaatatttcagtgccacgtatttcagtgccacgtatttcagtgccacgtatttcaggcactgaaaaatacgtggcacgtaaatacttcagtgccacgatatttcagtgccacgatatttcagtgccacgatatttcagtgccacgtatttcagtgccacgtatttcaggcactgaaaaatacgtggcacgtaaatacgtggcacttaacactagaactactgatggagtcattttgactcctttcgttttttatttctcttctgtgactacatttttcagaattccggcttgaaactcggtgacttttcctcaaacatgatgtgaaaaaagattttgtgagaataaataattttggtaaaaaatttgcgcgtttttttcaaaatttaccaagaactactgaagggagtcattttgactccctactatattttgaggtccttttgtcactaaatgttgctataaagttttgtgcataattttttcactctgtcttatttatccttatgttcatatagatgtagttcaatttacatgtcaacttttcacattttccttgtgttttacctgcttgtattactgtgtaatgctgaacaaaatagcttgtttactctaggctcttatcttatgctaatgaagggtggtgtttttctaaggtcctagcaggagacagtattctggatagtaactttagggccccttcacactgtgcaatcaaagtctgaacgagcgttcgatttgtgacgtttatccgtcctcgttccgaggttgcaaagtgtgacatggcgttacgatctgcgacgcagcccagcatcgtacgatgtgaaagaaagagcagaactttctttcgtcgtaaatgtctcgctgtggcggtcgaaatcgtagtatgtgacggcggtcatacgagctcgtaatgcgactacgtgggttgggcttccgcatacctgtctcctgattgggcgtgacgttttagcacgcccatgctggtaatacgtcacgctcggagtcgtaggactatggcggtgtgaagggtagcgtacgattgcgacgcgtgacgttcacatcgcaactacgtcagaaaaagcgttaacatcgtagagtgtgaccgctggctacgagctcgtactgcgatgtcgaatatgacgcaaatgcgtcgtaatcgtagcagaatcgaccagtgtgaaggggccctaactttcagttcagctgaagagacaaagagaacagacgcagacatacaagctctgaagactcatacaggtatgaattgttatgaaatagtttagctgtctgtcaactgattcagcccacctacttttgaaggtggcagaacagttattatttcttttagttttcatttcatttctatttttcagcagggaactatatagaattatggaatttgtgaggaatatggagagaagacgtttgataaagcctcaggatattctggctactttgcaatccataccggaggatgaatcggaatccgaattgcaggaacatgtatttgattctgacagtgatgaagatttcattcctcagaacatatcaagtgaatctgaagactcagaaggaacaaatccagaaggtaagtagttatgtgtatttatttgttcttccacacactgagttagggcctgcgcacactagcagaattctggctgaatagccatctggatattcttgccgcaatacaggccgtacctgcccgctcatgcctaaagctccgctccgaaccccgggctggagccgctgtcagggacagagcagcgcttgcttacgcgcgagcacggctccgtcacagacagcggctccagcccggggttcggagcggagcttcaggtatgaaactccgctctgtacctgagcgggcaggtacgggccggattgtggtgagaatatccggtcggatattccgccgctaatccagccagtgtgcacggacccttacaaaacaaaaattctaaatattcatcaacttttttccagatattccaagcacatcaactggggatcgggctcatgcagttatgttgcctcgtgaccatcctcctggtcgtggacagaaaaaatcagcaaaacgtcccagaaatgaaagaacaacagataacgatggcggcgaaggtaatgcaacaacaaacaccagagaaggcgaatctgaaggaatactagtttcagcggatggtattcaatggaaacctgttgaaattggacaacacttgcctggtaggcgtgacagccaaaatattcttcgagaagcacctggccctacaggatacgccagaagaaatatcattatcgatagtcctttgagcgcatggcgtttattttttgattcatatatattgacacatataaagaactgtacgcttgcagaagcatgcaggaacaataatttacagtttactctatctgatgaggagctagatgcattcattgcgatattctatgctcgtggaatatctggcacgaaccgtcactcgattagcagtatttggtgtaatgactggggaataccgttttgcaaagcgacaatgtctagggaccgctttgttgaaattatgaggtttctcagatttgatgagaaatctactcgaacggagagactgcaaacggacaagtttgctctattttctactgtgtgggacaggtttattgcaaattgtattgcgtgttacaaacctggcccatacataacggtggatgagcaacttttcccaagcaaaactaggtgtccattcacgc contains:
- the LOC143767903 gene encoding uncharacterized protein LOC143767903, which codes for MEFVRNMERRRLIKPQDILATLQSIPEDESESELQEHVFDSDSDEDFIPQNISSESEDSEGTNPEDIPSTSTGDRAHAVMLPRDHPPGRGQKKSAKRPRNERTTDNDGGEGNATTNTREGESEGILVSADGIQWKPVEIGQHLPGRRDSQNILREAPGPTGYARRNIIIDSPLSAWRLFFDSYILTHIKNCTLAEACRNNNLQFTLSDEELDAFIAIFYARGISGTNRHSISSIWCNDWGIPFCKATMSRDRFVEIMRFLRFDEKSTRTERLQTDKENFQ